A part of Alkalinema sp. FACHB-956 genomic DNA contains:
- a CDS encoding histidine triad nucleotide-binding protein, whose amino-acid sequence MSQSNETIFGKIIRKEMPADIIYEDEMCLAFRDISPQAPIHILLIPKQHIPKLADATAEDHALLGHLLIKAKEIAAKEGLAKGYRVVINTGEDGGQTVYHLHLHILGGRSLAWPPG is encoded by the coding sequence ATGAGCCAGTCCAACGAAACCATTTTTGGCAAGATTATCCGGAAGGAAATGCCTGCCGACATTATTTACGAAGATGAAATGTGCCTCGCGTTTCGGGACATTAGCCCCCAAGCCCCCATCCATATTCTCCTCATTCCAAAACAACATATTCCCAAGCTGGCGGATGCGACGGCTGAAGACCATGCATTGCTGGGGCATTTGCTCATCAAGGCGAAGGAAATTGCTGCAAAGGAAGGCTTGGCTAAGGGGTACCGAGTCGTGATCAACACCGGTGAGGATGGTGGCCAAACGGTGTATCATCTGCATTTGCATATTCTGGGTGGGCGGAGTCTGGCTTGGCCCCCTGGCTGA
- a CDS encoding YifB family Mg chelatase-like AAA ATPase, whose product MLSRIWSASLMGIDALKVGVEVDVSNNIPGMVVVGLPDTAVQESKERVKAAIKNAGFAFPMRRIVINLTPADLRKEGPCFDLPISIGVLAASEQVPTDALEHCLFLGELSLDGSLRPVAGVLAIAAAAQKLGIRSLIVPADNVREAAVVKGIEVYGFKQLAEVVEFLHEPESVTPATIDSQAELQQGTIAGFDLRDVKGQAHARRALEIAAAGGHNLVFVGPPGSGKTMLARRLPGILPKMTFEEALEVTQIHSVAGLLKSKGSLICQRPFRSPHHSASGPSLVGGGSFPRPGEISLSHRGILFLDELTEFKRDVLEFLRQPLEDGHVTISRTRQSVSFPAKFTLVASTNPCPCGYFGDPVQACTCSPNVRERYWAKLSGPLMDRIDLQVRVNRLKPEEIIHETTGEDSATVLARVQVARTAAQERFAGTPLRCNAEMQSQHLRQWCQLDDSTRGLLEGAIKKLGLSVRGSDRILKVARTIADLAGADRLQAQHVAEAIQYRTIDRMQ is encoded by the coding sequence ATGCTGTCGAGAATTTGGAGTGCATCCCTGATGGGGATTGATGCCCTGAAAGTGGGGGTCGAAGTGGATGTCTCGAATAACATCCCCGGAATGGTGGTGGTGGGATTGCCCGATACAGCAGTACAGGAATCGAAGGAGCGGGTCAAAGCCGCAATTAAAAATGCTGGATTTGCCTTTCCCATGCGGCGGATCGTGATTAACCTCACGCCAGCGGATCTGCGCAAAGAAGGCCCCTGTTTTGACCTGCCCATCAGTATCGGCGTCCTCGCAGCTTCAGAACAGGTTCCCACCGATGCCTTAGAGCATTGCCTATTTCTCGGTGAATTGTCGCTGGATGGGAGCTTGCGTCCGGTGGCCGGGGTGTTGGCGATCGCGGCGGCGGCTCAGAAGTTAGGGATCCGATCGCTGATTGTCCCGGCGGATAATGTGCGGGAAGCCGCTGTGGTGAAAGGGATTGAGGTCTATGGCTTCAAACAATTGGCGGAGGTGGTGGAGTTTCTCCATGAGCCGGAGTCGGTCACACCCGCCACGATCGACAGTCAGGCGGAATTACAGCAAGGGACGATCGCTGGATTTGACCTGCGGGATGTCAAGGGTCAAGCCCATGCCCGCCGTGCCTTGGAAATTGCCGCAGCCGGAGGGCACAACTTGGTTTTCGTCGGGCCACCGGGCAGCGGAAAAACCATGCTGGCAAGGCGTCTACCGGGAATTCTGCCCAAGATGACCTTTGAGGAAGCATTGGAAGTGACCCAGATTCACTCCGTGGCAGGACTGTTGAAATCCAAAGGATCCCTGATCTGTCAGCGGCCCTTTCGCAGCCCCCACCATTCCGCCTCCGGCCCTTCTCTAGTAGGGGGTGGCAGTTTTCCCAGACCGGGAGAAATTTCCCTGTCCCACCGAGGTATTTTATTCCTTGACGAGTTAACTGAATTTAAGCGGGATGTTTTGGAATTTCTGCGGCAGCCCTTGGAAGATGGGCACGTGACGATTTCGCGCACGCGGCAGTCGGTCTCCTTTCCGGCGAAGTTCACGTTGGTGGCGAGTACCAATCCCTGTCCCTGTGGTTACTTCGGCGATCCGGTGCAGGCTTGTACCTGCTCCCCCAATGTGCGGGAAAGGTATTGGGCGAAGCTGTCGGGGCCGTTGATGGATCGGATTGATTTGCAGGTGCGGGTGAATCGCCTCAAGCCCGAGGAGATTATCCACGAAACCACCGGGGAAGATTCGGCGACGGTCTTGGCGCGGGTGCAAGTGGCACGCACTGCGGCTCAGGAACGTTTTGCGGGGACTCCCCTGCGCTGTAATGCCGAGATGCAAAGTCAGCATTTGCGTCAGTGGTGTCAGCTCGATGACAGTACGCGCGGACTGCTGGAGGGGGCGATTAAAAAGTTGGGTCTTTCGGTACGGGGCAGCGATCGCATCCTGAAGGTGGCCCGCACGATCGCCGATCTAGCTGGAGCCGATCGCCTGCAAGCCCAACATGTGGCGGAAGCGATTCAGTACCGCACGATCGATCGAATGCAGTAG
- a CDS encoding RNA polymerase sigma factor, RpoD/SigA family, with protein sequence MTTATSKTTHPSPTYTADMVRTYLHEIGRVPMLTHEQEIVYGKQVQQMMALQDQKANLAKTLDHEPSDRELADHAQINETEIKNIFQRGRRAKQKMIEANLRLVVSIAKKYQKRNLEFLDLIQEGSLGLERGVEKYDPTRGYKFSTYAYWWIRQAITRAIAQQSRTIRLPIHITEKLNKIKRVQRELAQTLGRSPSVAEISAELDLAPEEIRDYLIMARQPVSLDLRVGDNQDTELQELLEDDGASPEIYTTQELLRQDLHNLLADLTPQQREVLMLRYGLEDGIERSLAKVGEQLNLSRERVRQLERQALDHLRRRKAMVREYLAS encoded by the coding sequence ATGACCACTGCCACTTCCAAAACAACCCATCCCAGCCCAACTTACACGGCAGATATGGTGCGGACGTATCTGCATGAGATTGGTCGTGTACCCATGCTGACCCACGAGCAAGAAATTGTTTATGGTAAGCAGGTGCAGCAAATGATGGCCTTACAAGACCAAAAGGCCAACCTTGCTAAGACGTTGGATCATGAACCGAGCGATCGCGAATTAGCCGATCACGCTCAGATTAATGAGACGGAAATCAAGAACATCTTCCAGCGGGGTCGGCGAGCCAAGCAGAAGATGATTGAAGCCAACCTGCGCCTCGTGGTGTCGATCGCGAAGAAGTACCAAAAGCGCAACTTAGAGTTCCTGGATTTGATTCAAGAAGGCTCCCTGGGCTTGGAACGGGGGGTGGAGAAATATGATCCCACCCGAGGTTACAAGTTCTCGACTTACGCCTACTGGTGGATTCGTCAAGCCATCACCCGCGCGATCGCCCAACAGAGCCGCACCATTCGTCTGCCTATCCACATCACCGAAAAGCTGAACAAAATTAAACGGGTTCAGCGAGAACTGGCACAAACGCTAGGCCGCAGCCCCAGTGTGGCAGAGATCTCCGCTGAGTTAGACTTGGCTCCGGAGGAAATTCGGGATTATCTGATCATGGCCCGTCAGCCTGTCTCGCTTGATTTACGGGTGGGCGACAACCAAGACACCGAGTTGCAAGAGTTGCTAGAGGATGATGGCGCATCGCCGGAGATTTACACCACTCAAGAGCTACTGCGCCAAGACCTGCATAACTTGCTGGCAGATCTAACCCCTCAACAGCGGGAGGTTCTGATGCTGCGCTACGGCTTAGAGGATGGCATTGAGCGATCGCTGGCCAAAGTGGGCGAACAGTTGAACCTCAGCCGGGAGCGGGTGCGGCAACTGGAGCGGCAGGCATTGGATCACCTCCGTCGCCGCAAAGCCATGGTGCGGGAATATCTGGCTAGTTAA
- a CDS encoding HNH endonuclease yields MPEKTSRITIPKAVRQYILDRDNHQCQSCGKTSQQAKLEIDHIIPLASGGSNDLSNLQTLCRTCNAQKRDRFDPRFDPHFH; encoded by the coding sequence ATGCCTGAAAAAACATCCCGAATCACGATTCCGAAAGCGGTGCGCCAGTACATCCTCGATCGCGACAACCACCAGTGCCAAAGCTGCGGTAAAACCAGCCAACAAGCCAAACTAGAAATCGACCACATTATCCCCCTCGCCAGCGGCGGCAGCAACGACCTCAGCAACCTCCAAACCCTATGCCGTACCTGCAACGCCCAAAAACGCGATCGCTTCGACCCCCGCTTCGATCCCCACTTCCACTAA
- a CDS encoding KGK domain-containing protein, translated as MLNKSILGPFSPDDVVSFQPIGQPHLRPQMHKIGTFCEVLEHALTDSNLAEIINRYLKDNALETYSYYKTGHGRQEYSHYQNWFSEGVTCETLKTDGSGWQHGKMKITVQINVEFCPNDAESDASPLDEIRQTISDTEV; from the coding sequence ATGTTGAATAAGTCAATATTAGGGCCGTTCAGCCCAGATGATGTTGTTTCATTTCAGCCTATTGGACAACCCCATCTCCGACCTCAAATGCATAAGATTGGCACATTTTGTGAAGTCTTGGAACATGCTTTGACAGACAGCAATTTAGCGGAGATTATCAATCGATATCTCAAAGATAATGCCCTGGAAACTTATTCATACTATAAAACTGGTCATGGGCGACAGGAATACTCTCACTATCAAAACTGGTTTAGTGAAGGTGTTACTTGCGAAACGCTAAAAACAGATGGGTCTGGCTGGCAACATGGGAAAATGAAAATTACTGTTCAAATCAATGTGGAATTCTGCCCGAATGACGCAGAATCTGACGCCTCACCGTTAGACGAAATTCGGCAGACAATATCTGATACTGAAGTATAG
- a CDS encoding response regulator: protein MASHKVLVIDDSAVIRNMVRDMLPKGNFDVLEAKDGVQGINLVRQERPTLIMLDFLLPRMSGWEVYQQIQAQPDLQSIPLVLMSGRKEEVTEKLQEPFEYFEFVQKPFDQKQLIEAIKAAMSKAKRRPAAVAAPAAAPAAAATGDTSGEMAALKAQVAKLQAEVDALKKQQAQILAFIKSKLK, encoded by the coding sequence GTGGCAAGTCATAAGGTTCTAGTGATTGATGACAGCGCCGTGATCCGGAACATGGTTCGCGATATGCTGCCCAAGGGCAATTTTGACGTTCTGGAAGCAAAAGACGGGGTTCAAGGGATTAACCTTGTGCGTCAAGAGCGGCCAACGCTAATCATGCTGGACTTTTTGCTCCCCCGTATGAGTGGCTGGGAAGTCTATCAGCAAATCCAAGCCCAACCCGATCTCCAGTCCATTCCTTTAGTCCTCATGTCTGGGCGTAAGGAAGAAGTCACGGAAAAGCTCCAAGAGCCGTTTGAATATTTTGAGTTCGTCCAAAAGCCCTTTGACCAAAAGCAATTAATTGAAGCGATCAAAGCGGCCATGAGCAAAGCCAAGCGGCGTCCAGCGGCAGTGGCCGCACCCGCCGCCGCACCCGCTGCCGCTGCAACGGGGGATACCAGCGGTGAAATGGCTGCGCTCAAAGCGCAAGTCGCGAAGTTGCAAGCAGAAGTCGATGCTCTGAAGAAACAACAGGCGCAAATTTTAGCTTTCATTAAGTCTAAGCTGAAGTAG
- the recR gene encoding recombination mediator RecR has product MYTRPLARLIEHLQHLPGVGPKTAQRLALHILKRPKEEVAALAQALLDAKQQVGHCSVCGHLSADPVCEICSSPKRDDRLLCVVEDSRDLIALEKTREYKGKYHVLGGLISPIDGIGPEQLNIQALVRRVSQQSIQEVIMAISPSVEGETTTLYVAHLLKPFTKVTRIAFGLPMGGDLEYADEVTLARALEGRRELE; this is encoded by the coding sequence ATGTATACTCGCCCCCTTGCCCGATTAATTGAACATTTACAGCATTTGCCAGGGGTTGGGCCAAAAACGGCTCAACGTCTGGCTTTGCATATTCTCAAACGTCCCAAGGAGGAAGTGGCGGCCCTAGCCCAGGCGTTGTTAGATGCCAAGCAGCAGGTGGGGCATTGCTCAGTGTGCGGGCATTTATCCGCCGATCCGGTGTGCGAGATTTGCAGTTCTCCGAAGCGCGACGATCGCCTGCTCTGTGTGGTTGAAGATTCCCGCGATTTAATTGCCCTGGAAAAAACCCGCGAGTACAAAGGCAAATACCATGTGCTAGGGGGACTGATTTCACCGATCGATGGCATCGGCCCGGAGCAATTAAACATTCAAGCCCTCGTGCGGCGGGTCAGCCAGCAATCGATCCAAGAGGTGATTATGGCGATCAGTCCCAGTGTGGAAGGGGAAACAACCACGCTCTACGTCGCCCACTTGCTCAAGCCCTTTACCAAGGTGACGCGCATTGCCTTTGGGCTACCCATGGGTGGGGATTTGGAATATGCCGATGAGGTGACGTTAGCGCGGGCCCTGGAAGGGCGTCGGGAACTGGAGTAA
- the lipA gene encoding lipoyl synthase, which translates to MPRSRVDREAERADIQAMPPWLRRSIGKASEISTVQQIIKQRNIHTICEEGRCPNRGECYAQGTATFLLMGPTCTRSCGFCQVDKGHAPMALDPHEPQKVAESVQLLGLRYVVLTSVARDDLEDGGAGWFVATMAAIRATNPETQIEVLTPDFYGGRQENLSPETLQAQRVKTIVEAQPACYNHNIETIERLQGTVRRGAKYDRTLRVLQLVKQFDPTIPTKSGLMLGHGETEAEVIQTLKDLRSVGCDRVTLGQYMRPSLEHLPVRKYWHPDEFEKLGAIARELGFSHVRSGPLVRSSYHAGEEE; encoded by the coding sequence ATGCCTCGATCGCGGGTGGATCGCGAGGCCGAGCGAGCGGATATTCAAGCGATGCCGCCGTGGTTGCGGAGATCGATCGGAAAGGCCAGTGAGATTTCAACGGTTCAGCAAATTATCAAGCAACGGAATATCCACACCATTTGCGAAGAAGGGCGTTGTCCCAATCGAGGTGAGTGCTATGCCCAGGGCACGGCGACCTTTTTGCTGATGGGGCCGACTTGTACCCGATCCTGTGGATTTTGCCAGGTGGATAAGGGCCACGCGCCGATGGCATTGGATCCCCACGAGCCCCAAAAGGTTGCGGAATCGGTGCAATTGTTAGGACTGCGTTATGTTGTCTTAACGTCTGTGGCGAGGGATGACTTGGAAGATGGGGGGGCTGGCTGGTTTGTCGCGACGATGGCAGCCATTCGAGCCACGAATCCAGAAACCCAAATTGAGGTACTGACCCCAGATTTCTACGGCGGACGGCAGGAGAACTTGTCTCCAGAGACGTTACAAGCCCAACGGGTCAAAACGATCGTTGAGGCGCAGCCCGCTTGCTATAACCATAATATTGAAACGATCGAACGTCTTCAGGGAACGGTACGCCGGGGGGCAAAGTACGATCGCACGCTGCGGGTGTTGCAGCTCGTCAAGCAATTTGACCCGACGATTCCGACGAAATCGGGGTTGATGCTGGGCCATGGGGAAACGGAAGCTGAGGTGATCCAAACGCTGAAGGATCTGCGATCGGTGGGCTGCGATCGGGTGACTCTCGGACAGTATATGCGTCCGAGCTTGGAGCATTTGCCTGTGCGCAAGTATTGGCATCCTGATGAGTTTGAAAAGTTAGGCGCGATCGCGCGGGAATTAGGGTTTTCCCACGTGCGATCGGGGCCATTGGTGCGCAGTTCCTACCATGCGGGCGAAGAAGAGTAG
- a CDS encoding KGK domain-containing protein, with amino-acid sequence MQEFRAIEHETEGVFACDSSVVRITSLASVAQQLWLQIGNVLGKKYYVSGKPYLSTRLFTHEGVPGQIMTPSSNGWVSGRMRLRVYLEFCPDESDTQELQAENSMFSDSVLDEIRSEGVV; translated from the coding sequence ATGCAGGAATTTAGAGCGATCGAACATGAAACAGAAGGGGTTTTTGCTTGTGATTCGAGTGTTGTTCGCATCACAAGTCTCGCTTCTGTAGCACAGCAGCTTTGGCTACAAATTGGTAACGTGTTGGGCAAAAAATACTATGTTTCAGGTAAGCCCTATCTGAGTACTCGGTTGTTTACCCATGAAGGCGTGCCTGGGCAGATAATGACGCCATCGAGCAATGGCTGGGTTTCAGGCCGAATGAGGCTACGGGTTTATTTGGAGTTTTGTCCTGATGAATCCGATACCCAGGAGTTGCAAGCTGAGAATTCGATGTTTTCTGATTCAGTACTAGATGAAATTCGGAGTGAAGGCGTGGTATGA
- a CDS encoding KGK domain-containing protein, which yields MTNPKSMNLSNDDLSVITFKHDRQGNLLQDDAFVISHLIQRIKRKLANETSLCIGPDEGQRFASDGIPCKYLALGSHRWISGKVRLALEFIPDEPETPEEISALDSGASPLDGIRQEISND from the coding sequence ATGACTAATCCAAAATCCATGAATTTATCGAATGATGATTTAAGTGTTATCACCTTCAAGCACGATCGCCAGGGAAATCTGCTCCAGGATGATGCCTTTGTCATTTCTCATTTGATACAACGAATTAAACGGAAGCTAGCAAATGAGACTTCTCTATGCATTGGGCCTGACGAAGGACAACGCTTTGCCAGTGATGGTATTCCATGTAAATATTTAGCCTTGGGATCTCATAGATGGATATCTGGGAAGGTCAGACTTGCGCTAGAGTTTATTCCTGATGAACCAGAAACACCGGAAGAAATATCAGCTTTGGATTCCGGGGCTTCTCCTCTTGATGGCATCCGTCAAGAAATTTCGAATGATTAA
- a CDS encoding KGK domain-containing protein has product MTKPQPIDLSSCNDGVLDFLCYGQHYEMLRDDSFIIRRLLDRIQQRLWNGTTAMHVSDAEQILSAGIQCKFLEPGKSKWMSGKVRLVLEFQPDEPEEPVEAVPDSESETSPLDEIRQTISDN; this is encoded by the coding sequence ATGACTAAACCACAACCAATTGACCTATCAAGTTGTAATGACGGAGTTCTTGATTTCCTATGCTATGGTCAACACTACGAAATGTTGAGAGATGATTCATTTATAATTCGTAGATTACTTGATCGAATTCAGCAAAGACTTTGGAATGGGACGACTGCAATGCATGTGAGCGATGCGGAACAGATTCTAAGTGCAGGAATTCAGTGTAAGTTTCTAGAACCAGGAAAATCTAAATGGATGTCTGGCAAGGTTCGGTTAGTTTTAGAATTTCAGCCGGATGAACCCGAAGAACCTGTAGAAGCAGTTCCCGACTCAGAATCTGAAACCTCACCTTTAGACGAAATTCGGCAAACAATATCTGATAATTGA
- a CDS encoding metallophosphoesterase, whose protein sequence is MIRLLKFLVVIFVAIFCVIAYARKVEPAWLDVVQVPVTLPHLAQEFEGYRIVQVTDIHADQWMTRDRLADVVKTINQQNPDAVMLTGDFVTKAAEKYAPTLQALADLQAKDGSFAVLGNHDQWTKPQLLTETLQSVGVDVLKNQFHTIYRGNSELQIAGVGDVWAQQDDLPAVLQQLPIAGAAIMLAHEPDFADETAATGRFDLQLSGHSHGGQVYLPFYKRVTPPLGRKYPIGQYQVGSLIQYTSRGVGMASPRLRFNCRPEVTVLTLHATTQAS, encoded by the coding sequence ATGATTCGTTTACTCAAGTTCCTCGTCGTCATTTTTGTAGCTATCTTTTGCGTCATTGCCTATGCGCGGAAAGTTGAGCCTGCATGGTTAGATGTCGTTCAAGTTCCCGTCACTTTGCCTCACTTAGCGCAGGAGTTTGAAGGCTATCGCATTGTGCAAGTGACAGATATTCATGCCGATCAATGGATGACCCGCGATCGCTTGGCGGATGTGGTGAAAACCATTAATCAACAAAATCCGGATGCGGTCATGCTGACGGGAGATTTTGTGACCAAAGCGGCGGAAAAGTATGCGCCCACGTTGCAAGCTTTAGCAGATTTGCAAGCCAAAGATGGTAGTTTTGCGGTATTAGGCAATCACGACCAATGGACAAAACCACAATTGCTAACGGAAACACTACAAAGTGTTGGTGTAGATGTCTTAAAAAATCAATTTCACACAATTTATCGAGGCAATTCTGAATTGCAAATTGCAGGCGTGGGAGATGTCTGGGCGCAACAGGATGATCTCCCAGCGGTATTGCAACAGTTACCGATCGCGGGTGCAGCCATTATGCTAGCCCATGAACCAGACTTCGCTGACGAAACTGCTGCAACGGGCCGCTTTGATTTGCAATTATCGGGCCATTCCCACGGTGGCCAGGTTTACCTACCGTTTTACAAACGAGTGACACCCCCCTTGGGACGCAAATATCCGATCGGGCAATATCAAGTGGGCAGTTTAATTCAATACACCAGTCGCGGCGTGGGCATGGCCAGCCCTCGGTTACGCTTCAACTGTCGCCCAGAAGTCACCGTCCTAACCCTCCACGCCACAACACAAGCGAGCTAA
- a CDS encoding dynamin family protein: MLSSTLPLQSLPQCQALQDQVDRLFQLLSQEPTLQAQVETASIQASLKKAIAPTFEIVFAGAFSAGKSMLINALLERELLYSAEGHATGTECLIAYAEPQAERVVLTFLSEAEIREQVQILLQRLGIETVVNINNSSVVETLLGKMQDIIQTEGGESKSDRAKQASALKYLLKGFIENRNYIDTVANKTLSMEQFNFTNLQEAASYARRGSNSAVLKRVEYYCHHPLLKDGNVLVDTPGIDAPVKKDAELTYSKIEHPDTSAVVCVLKAASAGDMTSEETAMLERIRSNPGIRDRVFYVFNRVDETWYNTQLRQRLEGLIQEQFKDSNRLYKTSGLLGFWGSQLRQTSGADRFGLDSLFGSPTETPQFVSEFNRYCSSSGKLPIDRFRIDVRSYETPNENYVRILGEYGGALVEQLIKDSGIETFRSQITRYLTEEKRPMLLANLADDLQPLCIALRKTYLESWHGLKSQPQDIAALKDQELQQLGRELKQVGDDFQAHIQDVINEIVGSNSNAAFEADFKKLKARMVSRLDELLNTFSVAAVHQRAQASHRRNSVVPLLGILAEAFYYLANGLEDVLVESSQEIVGNFFQQLMNRVQKQDYYRRLYRMLGNDGGLAQSLRKLEGEAIAALMNEARTECDRYVRERPEFFAEGTASMFQLRQTLQQACRGYDFNNMVEAEAAIRQLLKLDFEQKVKDTVMRSFRQVINQTLNVCLLRNATDQMSLILQQYDHARGYLAKTLEKEAEDKIRQNQRLLSEVEQKMAVYNEAVHGVNACLEAMQLDRHRLPLVSDAEVDGSLPGDASEALTLGTMDSIES, encoded by the coding sequence ATGCTGTCAAGTACATTGCCGCTTCAGTCACTCCCGCAATGCCAAGCTCTCCAAGATCAGGTCGATCGCCTCTTTCAACTGTTGAGTCAGGAACCCACCCTGCAAGCGCAGGTGGAAACGGCATCGATCCAAGCCTCTTTGAAAAAAGCGATCGCGCCGACATTTGAGATTGTTTTTGCGGGGGCTTTTAGCGCGGGTAAATCGATGCTGATTAATGCGCTGCTGGAACGGGAGTTGTTGTACAGCGCCGAAGGACATGCGACGGGGACGGAATGTTTGATTGCCTACGCAGAACCACAGGCAGAACGGGTGGTGCTCACATTCCTGTCTGAGGCGGAAATTCGGGAGCAGGTACAAATTTTATTACAACGGTTAGGGATTGAAACCGTCGTTAATATTAACAACAGTTCAGTGGTGGAAACCTTACTGGGCAAAATGCAGGATATTATTCAGACGGAAGGAGGAGAAAGTAAATCCGATCGGGCCAAGCAAGCCAGTGCCCTGAAATATCTGCTCAAGGGCTTTATTGAAAATCGTAATTACATCGACACGGTGGCCAATAAAACATTGTCGATGGAACAGTTTAATTTCACTAATCTACAAGAGGCTGCTAGCTACGCTCGTCGGGGATCCAATAGTGCGGTACTCAAGCGGGTGGAATACTACTGTCATCATCCTTTGCTCAAGGATGGCAATGTTTTAGTTGATACGCCGGGAATTGATGCGCCGGTCAAAAAAGATGCGGAGTTGACCTACAGCAAAATTGAGCATCCCGACACGTCTGCGGTAGTCTGTGTGCTGAAGGCGGCCTCTGCGGGGGATATGACGAGTGAAGAAACGGCGATGCTGGAACGAATTCGCAGCAATCCGGGTATTCGCGATCGGGTGTTTTATGTGTTTAACCGTGTGGATGAAACGTGGTACAACACGCAACTGCGGCAACGGTTGGAAGGCTTGATTCAGGAGCAGTTTAAGGATTCGAATCGGCTGTATAAAACCAGTGGGCTTTTGGGGTTCTGGGGGAGTCAGTTGCGGCAAACCAGTGGGGCCGATCGCTTTGGGTTAGATTCGCTGTTTGGATCGCCCACGGAAACGCCGCAGTTTGTCAGTGAGTTTAATCGCTATTGTTCGAGTTCGGGGAAGTTGCCGATCGATCGTTTTCGCATTGATGTGCGGAGCTATGAGACACCGAACGAAAACTATGTGCGGATTTTGGGGGAGTATGGTGGGGCGCTCGTTGAGCAGTTGATTAAGGATAGTGGCATTGAGACGTTTCGGAGTCAGATTACGCGCTATCTGACTGAGGAAAAGCGGCCCATGCTGTTGGCGAATTTGGCGGATGATTTGCAACCGTTGTGTATTGCGTTGCGGAAGACGTATTTAGAAAGTTGGCATGGTCTGAAGTCACAACCGCAAGATATTGCAGCGCTGAAGGATCAGGAGTTGCAACAGTTGGGGCGGGAACTGAAGCAGGTGGGCGATGATTTTCAGGCACACATTCAGGATGTCATTAATGAAATTGTCGGCAGCAATAGTAATGCAGCGTTTGAGGCGGATTTCAAAAAGCTGAAGGCTCGGATGGTGAGCCGTTTGGATGAGTTGTTGAATACGTTTTCGGTGGCGGCGGTGCATCAGCGGGCGCAGGCGAGTCATCGACGTAATTCTGTGGTGCCGTTGTTGGGGATTTTGGCGGAGGCATTTTACTATTTGGCGAATGGGTTGGAGGATGTGTTGGTGGAGTCTTCGCAGGAGATTGTGGGGAACTTTTTCCAGCAGTTAATGAATCGGGTACAAAAGCAGGATTATTACCGCAGGTTGTATCGGATGTTGGGGAATGATGGGGGGCTGGCGCAGAGTTTACGCAAGTTAGAGGGGGAGGCGATCGCGGCGTTGATGAATGAGGCGCGGACGGAGTGCGATCGTTATGTGCGGGAACGGCCTGAGTTTTTTGCGGAGGGGACGGCGTCGATGTTCCAGTTGCGGCAGACGTTGCAGCAGGCTTGTCGGGGCTACGATTTCAACAATATGGTGGAGGCGGAGGCGGCGATTCGGCAGTTGTTGAAGTTGGATTTTGAGCAGAAGGTGAAGGATACGGTGATGCGATCGTTCCGTCAGGTGATTAACCAGACGTTGAATGTGTGTTTGTTGCGCAATGCGACGGATCAAATGTCGTTGATTTTGCAGCAGTATGACCATGCGCGGGGGTATTTGGCGAAGACGTTAGAGAAGGAGGCGGAGGATAAAATCCGGCAAAATCAGCGGTTGTTGTCTGAGGTGGAGCAGAAGATGGCGGTGTATAACGAGGCGGTGCATGGGGTGAATGCTTGTTTGGAAGCGATGCAGCTCGATCGCCATCGGTTGCCGTTGGTTAGTGATGCAGAGGTGGATGGGTCGCTGCCTGGGGACGCATCGGAGGCTCTGACTTTGGGCACAATGGATTCGATCGAATCATAG